Genomic DNA from uncultured Acetobacterium sp.:
CCACCGAATACAGCGGGATCAAATTATGCGGGTCACTATGAAACACAATCACCAGAAAAATAGCTACCACCATTATAAACAGAATCCCGTTGGAAAAGCTGAGCTTCGCTCCACGCTGGGAAAACTGTCGGGGGACGTAATGATCATGGGCCAGCAAATACAGTAGCAGTGGCAGCCCATTATAGGCGGTATTCGCAGCCAGAATTAAAATCAATGAGGTCGTGATCTGGATAATATAGTAAAAAAAGTTTCGACCAAAAATTGATTGCGCAATTTGAGCCACAACCGTGGTACCTTCAAGGTGAACAACATGTAAACTAACTGCCAGAATTGTCGTTCCACCAAAAACTATGACGATAATCCCAGCTAATAAATACAATACATGTTTGGCGTTTCGCTGCGAAGGTTCTTTAAAAGCCGGAACGGCATTACTCACTGCTTCAACTCCGGTTAATGCCGAACATCCGGATGAAAATGCCCGTAATACCAGCAGTACCAGAACACCTTGAAATGCCTGGGTCGGCAAGACACTTGTTAGTTGGTCCGGCGTATAGGTGATTGGCGTCAGGGTTCCCGAAAATAACTTAAAGAATCCAACCGCAATCATGATACACATGGCAATGATAAACGCATAGGTAGGAATCCCAAATATTTTTGATGACTCCCGCATTCCCCTCAAATTGATCAGTGTAATGAGCAAAATACAGGAAACTGATATCTCAACCCGAAACGGGCCAAGACTGGGTACCGCTGCGACAATTGCCATGGTGGATGCTGAAATACTAACAGCTACGGTTAAAATGTAGTCTACCATCAAGGCAGCGGCTGAAATTAACGCTGGCATTTCACCAAGATTTTCTTTGGAAACAATATAGGCGCCGCCACCATTAGGATAATGCGAAATAATTTGCGAGTAAGAAAACACCAGGATGAGAAGCAACAGGATGATCGCGCCAACAACACCAGGCACATATCCAAAGGCGGCAAAGCCAAGCAGAGGAACCAGAACGATTAGTATTTCTTCAACAGCGTAAGCGACTGAAGAAACAGCATCGCTGGCCAATATCGGCAGGCCCCATCGTCGGGACAAACGTTCATGTTTGATTTCATCTGATCTTAATGATTTCCCTAGCAGTACATTTTTAACTTTTGACAAATAAATCACCTTTTTTCATAACAGATTATGAATCATTCTTAAAATTTATGCTGTTCTACACAGCCTATAAATTATCATAATTCATGTAAAGATTGTATAAAGAAAGTAGGGTGACATATAAATATGATATTAATAGTTTGTTTTAGTAATTTAATTACTAAAATAAAAGAGATCCATTACAAACGTAACAGATCTCTTTTATTTAAACTAAGTGCATTTGAACATAATGCATTTGAATTGTGCGTTAACTTAGCGTTGGTTTTTTCTAGTGAATCATCGCTGCAATAATAGGCGCAATAATTAATGAGATTGTTCCCATAACTTTGATAACGGCATTCAATGAAGGACCAGCGGTATCCTTGAAAGGATCTCCGATGGTATCGCCAACAACGGCAGCTTTATGAGCTTCTGAGCCCTTTCCGCCATGTTGACCTTCTTCAATATATTTCTTGGCATTATCCCAGGCACCACCGGCGTTTGACATGGTTAACGCAAGTAGAACACCACTGGCTGTTCCGCCGACAAGCATCCCGCCGATAACCTGGAGGGCCGCTTCTGGATTAAATGCTGCAACGCCAAAACCAACAACAAAAATACTTGCTGGAGCCAGAATACCTGGTAAGATCATTTGTTTAATGGCTGCTTTAGTAGAAATATCGATACATTTTTTAGAGTCAGCTTTTGCTGTTCCTTCAAGAAGACCTGGAATCTCACGGAATTGTCTTCTTACTTCTTTAATCATATCAAATGCTGCTGTACTAACAGCCCGCATTGCCAATGAACAAAACAGGTATGGAATCATTGCGCCGAAGAAAAGTCCGAGCAGGATCAATGGGTTAAGAATATCCAAGGTTGCCAGTTCAGCTCTTTGAGCAAAGGCTGAGAACAGAGCAACGGCTGTAATAGCAGCAGATCCGATGGCAAATCCTTTGGCAATCGCTGCGGTGGTGTTACCAACTGAATCAAGCTTGTCGGTAACCTTACGTACTTCAGGGTCAAGACCAGCCATTTCAGCGATTCCGCCGGCATTATCGGCAATTGGACCGTAAGCATCAATCGCGACAATGGTTCCTGCCATGGATAACATTCCCATTGCAGCTAAGGCAATACCATAGAAACCATTTTCTCCGCCACCTGGTACAAAGTAAGCAACTGCTACTGTTCCGATGATAACCAGGATCGGTAAAGCTGTACTTTCAAGACCGACTGAGAAACCATAAATTACATTAGTTGCAGCTCCGGTATTTGAAGAATCGGCAATCTTCTGAACTGGTTTGAATTTAGATGATGTAAAGTACTCAGTGATGATACCGATTAAAATGTTCGCTACTAAACCAACTTGAATGGCAATATAGAATTGAAACTGATGATCTGGCAGCATGTATTTTGTTAATAAAAACGCTGCAATCGAAGATAATACAAACGATGTGTATAAACTTCTATTAAGACTGGATTGTGGATTACTATCGTCACCAGTATAAATAAACAAGGTTCCAATAATTGAAGCAACAATCCCAGCTGCACCCAACATCATTGGAAGCATAACACCAGCAGTACCTAATAAAGCTGAACCCAATAGCATAGCAGCAATCGATGTCGCAGCAAAAGATTCAAATAAATCGGCTCCCATACCAGCAACGTCACCAACATTATCACCAACGTTGTCAGCAATAACGGCAGGGTTTCTTGGATCATCTTCAGGAATTCCAGCTTCAACCTTACCAACAAGGTCAGCGCCAACGTCAGCAGCTTTTGTAAAGATACCGCCACCAACACGGGCAAACAAAGCAATTAGTGAAGCACCAAATGCAAAACTGTCAATTGCCGGAATCATGTCTGGATTTTGGTTGGCAACAAAGATATACAGTAATGATACCCCCAATAATCCAAGTCCAACAACGCCCATTCCCATTACTGAACCACCTTTAAAAGCAATTCCCAAAGCTTTTTTCAAGCTGGTTTGAGCTGCATTGGTGGTTCTCGCATTTGCTCTTGTCGCAATATACATCCCCATGTATCCTGCCAATGTTGAGAATAGAGCCCCAACAGCAAAAGCGATCGCAGAAGCAATTCCAAACTCAGTAAATAGTGCAAGAAGTACAATAATTACGATTGCTATTGGTAACAACGTCTTATACTGTCTGTTTAAAAATGCCATCGCCCCTTCTTGAATCGCTTCTGATATTTCTTTCATTTTATCAGTTCCCATACTCTCCTTGAGTACTGACTTTGAAAGATACAATGCAAATATCAAAGCAATAATTCCCACGGCCACAATAAATGTTATCATTTTTCTCTCCCTCTTAAAGTTTTTGACTTAGAATGCTAATTTTAGTATTACCTTTTACATATGTCAATAGCTTTAGACATAAAAAATACCTTAAAAGGCAATGTTGCAGTTCTAAATCATTTTAAGTTAATTGTTTACACGACGAAATAAGATTGTAAAAATAACGAACCTGAGCGTCACAAAAAACGCTATAGCTCCATTTAATGGAGCCATAAACTGTAATTTGATTAGTTCCATCTGTCAGTTTTTAGACCATCCAAATAAATGCCAGAATGTTTTATATGAGTGAATAAACAAATGCCGACAACATAAATAAAATGCCTGAAACTTTTGTTGCTTTTTCTAAGAAGCCTTCAAATCCCTTTGCTTTTTTCTTTCCAAATAAAGATTCAGCACCACCTGCAATGGCTCCCGACATTCCGGCCACTTTTGCTGGCGATAAAAGTATCGCAGTAATCAGTGAAAAGCTGGAAATAATTAAAATAATCAATAAAGCTGTTTTCATTAGTATCACCTCCGTATATAATCGTGCACGTTATAATATCATAGACAAAAAACATTTTCAATCATTAAAAAAGTCTCGATCGAGACTTTTTTAATGTAAACGGTCACATCTTTTCCATTTTTACTTTATTTTGATTTGATCAGTGTTTTTCCGGTCATTTCTTTGGGTACCGGCAGATCCATCAGGTCGAGCAAGGTCGGTGCCACATCTGCCAATCGCCCATCATCTCTGAGACTGACCTCACCATCACCAATTAGAATACACTTCACTTGATTGGAAGTATGTGCGGTAAATGGCTGATGGGTTTGATAATCAATCATTTTTTCGGCATTGCCATGATCCGCAGTTAAGATAATCTTGCCACCTTTTGCCAGGATCGCAGTGATGACTTTTTGGGCGCATTGATCCACAACCTCCACCGCTTTTTCGGCTGCTTCAAAAATGCCAGTGTGACCCACCATATCGGCATTGGCAAAATTAAGCACCATTAATTGATATTTTTCGCTTTCAATGGCGGCCACTGCTTTTTCAGCGACCTCATAAGCACTCATTTCCGGTTGTAAATCATAGGTTGCCACATGGGGTGATGGCACCAATACCCGGTCTTCCAATGGATATTGTTTTTCCAGCCCGCCATTAAAAAAGTAAGTGACATGGGCATATTTTTCTGTTTCTGCGATTCTAAGTTGAGGAATACCCAGATTGCTGAGATATTCACCCAAAGTATTGTCGATGGATTCGGGTTTATAGGCAATCGAAACATTTTCGAAGGATTTATCGTACTGAGTCATGGTGACATAATTTAAACCAAGAAAGCCAGTTTTCCGGTTGAATTCCTTAAAAGCAGGATCAATAAACGCTCGGGTTATTTCCCGGGCCCGGTCTGGTCGGAAATTGAAAAAGATAATCGTATCATTGGACTTGATCCGCTTGTCCTCAACGGTATCAATAATAGTTGGCAGCACAAATTCGTCGGTAATTTTGGCCGCATAGGTTTCTTCCATCACCTGCACTGCTGATATGGCATGTTGTCCTTCGCCATTGGTCATGGCATCATAGGCTTTTTCGACCCGATCCCAGCGGTTATCCCGATCCATTGCATAATAGCGACCCGTAATGGTGGCAATTTTGCCTACACCCAGTTCGGCCATTTTAGCTTCCAGCGATTTGATATGGCCAAGACCGCTGTCCGGCGCAGTATCTCGGCCATCCATGAGACAGTGAACATATACACGCTTTAATCCATGTTTTTGGGCCAGGTTCAGTAATGCATAAAGATGGCATTCATGGCTGTGAACACCGCCATCGGACAATAACCCCATCAGATGCAAGGCACCATCGTTTTGTTTAGCTGAGCGAATGCCGGCCAGAAAGGCAACGTTTTCGAAAAAGTCGCCATCTTCGATGGATTTGGTAATCCGTGTCAGCTCCTGATAAACGACTCGACCAGCACCAAGATTTAAATGGCCGACTTCTGAATTACCCATCTGACCTTCCGGCAATCCAACACCCAGGCCGCTGGCTGTAATAAGGGTATGAGGATAGTTTTGAGATAAGGAATTAAGAAAAGGGCTTTTCGCCTGTTCTACCGCATTGCCCTCATGACATTTGGTAAAGCCGTAGCCATCCAGAATAATCAGAGCTGTTAAATTTTTGTTCATTTGATAACACCTTTCGGTCAAATATTTTAATTCGTTGTCAGAACCGTACCGACAATTGTTAATCTGTTGTATGCTACAAGCTCGGACACTTATAAGAAATCCGCTATGCTCCTTTCTTATAAGTCGCGGGCAGTCGCCAACTACAAGCAAGCTTGTGATTGGCTCGTTGCCTTCCCGCAGGCTATCGCCGTGTCCGCTTGATGCATACAATATGCGAACAATTGTCGGTACTTACTATCTTTTTTTCTTATAATTCATGAAAATTAGAATGTAATTAAAACTTCACAATCTCAGAGAAAGTTGGTTTCAGCGAAGCACCCCCAACCAAGGCACCATCGATATTGTCCATGGCCATCAGGTCTTTGATATTTTCAGGGTTGACAGAACCGCCGTATTGAATACGGACTTTTTGGGCAGCATCGCCCCCAAACATTTTGGCGATGGTTTGTCGTACCCAACCACAGGCTTCGTTGGCTTCTTCTTTGCTGGCTGTTTTGCCGGTACCAATCGCCCAGATGGGTTCGTAGGCAACGACAACTTTGGTGATGTCTTCAATCCCTTTCAGCCCAGCTTCCATTTGACCAACTACCTTTGCTTCGGCTTTTCCGCTTTCCCGTTCTTCCAGAGTTTCACCACAACAGATAATCGGAGTAATTCCTAAGCTCAGCGCTTTGATGGCTTTTTTATTCACCGCTTCGTCGGTTTCGTTAAAATATTCGCGCCGTTCCGAGTGACCAATAAGCACATATTTTACACCAATGGCCTGTAACATTTCTCCAGATATTTCCCCAGTGTAAGCACCATTTTTTTCAAAATGCATGTTTTGAGCGCCAATGCCAACATTCGAGTCTTTAGCCATTTCCACGGCTTTTTGCAAACCCAAATAGGTGGGACAAAAAACCACTTCAGCATCTGCTCCTGCCACTAGTGGCAACAGCGTATTCATTAATTTTTCAGTTTCAAAAATATCATTATTCATTTTCCAGTTTCCGGCAATAATTGGTTTTCGCATTGTATTCTCCTTTGATTTGTTTATTTGTCTTGTAAGATTTCAATACCTGGCAGTTTCTTTCCTTCAAGGAATTCCAGTGAAGCGCCGCCACCGGTGGAAATATGGCTCATGCCTTCTTCGTAACCAAGAATTTTAACCGCTGCCGCCGAGTCGCCGCCGCCGATAATGGTAATCGCATTGGAATCTGACATCGCTTTGGCAACCGCTTCGGTGCCTTTAGCAAAGGCGGTCATTTCAAACACACCCATGGGACCATTCCAGATCACTGTTCTGGCACTCATAATCGCCTTTGTAAAAGTCGCTGAAGTAACCGGGCCGATGTCCAGTCCTAATGAATTGGCTGGAATGGCATTAATATCCACAACCACAAATGGGGAATCAGCCGCAAAAGTCTCAGCAGCGACAACATCAACGGGTAACAGCAGGTTAACGCCTTTAGCCTTGGCTTTGGCAACTAATTCATTAGCCAGCTCCAATTTATCTTCTTCTAGCAGTGATTTTCCAATTTCATAGCCCTGCGCTTTTAAGAAGGTAAAGGCCATTCCGCCGCCAATAATGAGGGTATCTACTTTTTCTAACAAATTATTGATGACCCCAATCTTGTCAGAAACCTTTGACCCGCCAAGGATGGCAACAAATGGGCGTTCGGGATTTTCTAGAGCTTTTCCCATAAAATCCAACTCTTTTTGAATCAGGAATCCCGAAACACCGGGTAGGATCTCGGCAATCCCAACGGTTGATGCATGGGCACGGTGGGCCGTTCCAAAAGCGTCATTAACAAATACATCCCCCAGATCTGCCAATTCCCTGGCAAACCGCTGGTCATTTTTCTCTTCTTCCGCTCTGAACCGGGTATTCTGAAGCAGTAACACTTCTCCTGGTTTTAATCCTGCAGCAGCCGCCACCGTCACTGATCCGGTGACAGCGCCGTCATCATTAAAGATCACTTCTTTTTTGAGTAATTCAGATAGTTTTTTTGCAACTGGTGCCAATGAATATTTGGGATTTGGCTGATTCTTTGGTCGACCCATATGCGACATCAGTATTAGCGATGCCCCCTGATCTAAAATATAGTTAATTGTTGGCAACGCTGCAGTAATTCGGGTTTCATCGGTAATCATGCCATTTTCATCCAATGGCACATTGAAGTCAGCCCGCATCAGGACTTTTTTGCCCTTCAACTCAATATCGGATACTGTTTTTTTACTCATGTTTTATCCTCTCGGTTTATAATTTTCGTTATAAACAATTTCAGAAGCCTCGCATTTTTTATGCGAAAGCTTCTGAAAAGTTTTGTGTTTACTATTAATTTTTATTTGATCTTAAAATGTTTGTTAAAATTTAGTGGCAACGTATTCGGCCAGACGAACAAGCTGTGCGGTATAAGACATTTCATTATCGTACCAGGCGATGATCTTAACTTGTTGTTTTCCGCCTTCGACATTCATAACCCGGGTTAAAGTTGCATCGAATAAAGATCCAAACGACATGCCGATAATGTCGGTAGAAACAATTTGTTCTTCATTATAACCCAATGTTTCATTGGCAGCTGCTTTCACAGCGGCATTGATTTCATCAGCAGTAACGTCTTTTTCAAGCACACAGGTTAAATCAACCAGTGAACCGGTAATGACAGGTACACGAAGTGCAAATCCGTCCAGTTTTCCATTAAGGGCCGGTAATACCTTGCCAACTGCTGCGGCTGCACCAGTAGAAGTTGGTACGATATTCTGAGCTGCGGTACGCCCTCTTCTCAAATCTTTATGTGGTGCATCCAAAGTTGCCTGGTCATTGGTATAAGCATGAACAGTTGTCATTAAACCGCTGACTAAGCCAAAACTATCGTTTAATACTTTCGCAACCGGTGCTAAACAGTTCGTTGTGCAGGAAGCACCGCTGATAACCGTTTCGGTCCCATCGAGAATATTTTCGTTTACATTGAACACGATGGTTTTAACATCACCTTTAGCAGGAGCTGAAACAATAACTTTTTTTGCACCAGCTTTAATGTGTTTGCCAGCACCATCTTTGTCCGTAAAGAAGCCCGTGGATTCAATAACAACATCGACGCCAACCGTACCCCATGGTAAATTTTCGGGATCTCTTTCGGCAAAAATTTTGATCGCTTTTCCATCAACGACAATGGTATCATCTTTAACTGTGATCGAATCTTGTTTAAATTTTCCCTGGGCGCTATCATATTTTAATAGGTACGCTAAGGTTTTTGCATCGGTTAAATCATTGATAGCTACGACGTCAAATGCTGGGTTATCTGCCATTAATCTGAATGCTAAACGACCAATTCTTCCAAAACCATTAATTGCTACTTTTACAGACATATTATCTGCCTCCTTAAAATAATGTTTACTAAATTTATACTCAGTCAGATGCGATTCATTTTGCGTCTGACGTGGTTTGCAATTTTCTTAAAATTTCCCGGGCCGCGCTTTCATCAGTAATCAAAACAATATTCTCACGGATCCGACTGACGGAAATAATCGACTCGGCTTTGGTGACACCACCGGCGACGGCAATAACATGGGGTATTTTTTTAAAGTTATCAATTCCAATGCCAATGGTGCTTGATGGTGAAATAACCTCGCCATTAATATCAAAATAATGACCAAAAGCTTCAGCCACAGCACCTTGTTCCAAGATTTTTCGTTTATCCGATGTCGCTAAATTTCGCCAGTCCGCCAATACATCGGCACGACCCAATCCAAAAATAAAGATATCGATGTTATCCATCTTATTAAATACCCTTTTTATTTCAGGATAATCTTTTAATGCTTCTAATAATCGTTGATCGATATTGTCCGGTAAATGAAGCAGTTCATAGTTGGAATGAAGCTTGAGCCCCATTTCGGCGACGACATTGTTGGCCTGGGTGGAATGACTTTTTCCGATCCCGCCTCTTGCCGGAATAACATAAACATCGGGGTAAAAAGCTTCCCGCATTTCATCAGCGACGGCCGCCGTACAGCTGCCACCAGTTAATGCCAGGGTATCTTTGTACTTCATCACCGACAAGACATATTTTGCACCGGAACGTCCCATAAAGCGCAATACTTCGTAGTTCATATCCATATCACCGGGACAAATAATCACCCGTTTGAGATGGAGACGATCCATCAGCTCTTTTTCCAGCTGTTCCAGACCATTGTAGGTATAAAGCAGCCCTTTTAATTGAATCAGCGCTTCCTTCCCGGCATCAGTGATGACAACACCCTGTCGTTCCACCGAAACCAGCTTTTGGGTTTGAAAAAAATCGATCTCATTACGTACCTGACGCTCGCTCATATCCAGAACAAAGGCGAGATTTCTCCGCCCGATGGGTTGCTCACTGCTGATGGTTGACAAAATATTGTAACGCATTTCAATGAGTCGATTCACTTCCGGAGCAACAAGCTGTTGAAGCTCAATGACTTCCTTACTAATTTTTAATTGATTTGGCATAGAATCACCCTTCTTTCGGACGTGCTCACTTTTGTCCCAGTGGGACAAATTTATTATACTCCATTTTAAAATTAAAAACAAGTTAAAAAGACCAAATCGATAAGAAAATCGCAAAATCATATTTTTATTGGGTTTTGAGCGCATTTGCCAGTCTTTAGTCATGGTCTTGAGGTCTATCGATACTCTTTTCGCTTGGAAGATGGTTGGATCAAAAGTGCTTCCCGATATTTGGCAACGGTCCGCCTGGCTACATCCAGCTTTTTTTCCTGGAGCAATTCAGAAATTTTTTGGTCACTTAACGGCTTTTTCTTATCTTCCTGCTCAATCAACTCCTGAATGTATCGCTTGATGGCATCGGAAGATCGGTCTTCTTCTCCCTGGGCATATCCGCGTTTAAAGAAAAACTTCAGCGCAAAGGTCCCCTTGGGGGTTTGAATATATTTTCCCCGAATCGCCCGACTTACGGTGGATTCATGAACATCGATCATTTCGGCAATTGCTTTAAGCGTCAGTGGCCGCAAATCGGCAACCCCTTCAAAAAAGAAGCTCTTTTGAGATTCGGCTACAGCCATAATTACCTTTTTAATCGTATCTCGCCGCTGTTCGATGCTTTTGATCAGAAAAGCCGCACCATCCAGCTTTTTTTCCAGATAAACTCGGGTTTCCTCATTTTTATCCGAGTTTTTTAATAAGCCCTTATAATAGTTATTGATTCGCAGTCGCGGTGCTGAAACATCATTGACCTTCACCACCAGTTCATCATTGACAATTTCGATACTACCATCAGGAATAACGTAAGAAACCCGCTCTGAACAGGAAAACTCCCGGCCAGGTTTTGGTTCCAGGGTTTTGACAACTTCTTTGAACTCATAGACCTCCTCAACCGACAGCCCGGTGGCCTGAGCGATACGCTTAAATTGGTTGTCCGCCAAATCAATCAGGTGGTTTTT
This window encodes:
- the tpiA gene encoding triose-phosphate isomerase; the encoded protein is MRKPIIAGNWKMNNDIFETEKLMNTLLPLVAGADAEVVFCPTYLGLQKAVEMAKDSNVGIGAQNMHFEKNGAYTGEISGEMLQAIGVKYVLIGHSERREYFNETDEAVNKKAIKALSLGITPIICCGETLEERESGKAEAKVVGQMEAGLKGIEDITKVVVAYEPIWAIGTGKTASKEEANEACGWVRQTIAKMFGGDAAQKVRIQYGGSVNPENIKDLMAMDNIDGALVGGASLKPTFSEIVKF
- a CDS encoding APC family permease; the encoded protein is MSKVKNVLLGKSLRSDEIKHERLSRRWGLPILASDAVSSVAYAVEEILIVLVPLLGFAAFGYVPGVVGAIILLLLILVFSYSQIISHYPNGGGAYIVSKENLGEMPALISAAALMVDYILTVAVSISASTMAIVAAVPSLGPFRVEISVSCILLITLINLRGMRESSKIFGIPTYAFIIAMCIMIAVGFFKLFSGTLTPITYTPDQLTSVLPTQAFQGVLVLLVLRAFSSGCSALTGVEAVSNAVPAFKEPSQRNAKHVLYLLAGIIVIVFGGTTILAVSLHVVHLEGTTVVAQIAQSIFGRNFFYYIIQITTSLILILAANTAYNGLPLLLYLLAHDHYVPRQFSQRGAKLSFSNGILFIMVVAIFLVIVFHSDPHNLIPLYSVGVFISFTLSQYGMFRKWLREKEKGWQYKSLINMFGAIVTGVGSLIIFYSKFFEGAWMLAIAMPIIIYVMIYIRNHYAEVKKQLELTEFSPYYPRPAGMKGTPCIVLLQSINKATLKALNYANTISDDITVLHICRYPKHAEELRAQWAELQIPLKLKIIENPYRDITRTLKCYVYKREKDLGHGENLTVILIKYVANHWFDLVLHNQTTYFLEKILSRFKNVTSVIIPYHYSLDSLSKNGKDIDEDEVD
- a CDS encoding phosphoglycerate kinase, which translates into the protein MSKKTVSDIELKGKKVLMRADFNVPLDENGMITDETRITAALPTINYILDQGASLILMSHMGRPKNQPNPKYSLAPVAKKLSELLKKEVIFNDDGAVTGSVTVAAAAGLKPGEVLLLQNTRFRAEEEKNDQRFARELADLGDVFVNDAFGTAHRAHASTVGIAEILPGVSGFLIQKELDFMGKALENPERPFVAILGGSKVSDKIGVINNLLEKVDTLIIGGGMAFTFLKAQGYEIGKSLLEEDKLELANELVAKAKAKGVNLLLPVDVVAAETFAADSPFVVVDINAIPANSLGLDIGPVTSATFTKAIMSARTVIWNGPMGVFEMTAFAKGTEAVAKAMSDSNAITIIGGGDSAAAVKILGYEEGMSHISTGGGASLEFLEGKKLPGIEILQDK
- the gpmI gene encoding 2,3-bisphosphoglycerate-independent phosphoglycerate mutase encodes the protein MNKNLTALIILDGYGFTKCHEGNAVEQAKSPFLNSLSQNYPHTLITASGLGVGLPEGQMGNSEVGHLNLGAGRVVYQELTRITKSIEDGDFFENVAFLAGIRSAKQNDGALHLMGLLSDGGVHSHECHLYALLNLAQKHGLKRVYVHCLMDGRDTAPDSGLGHIKSLEAKMAELGVGKIATITGRYYAMDRDNRWDRVEKAYDAMTNGEGQHAISAVQVMEETYAAKITDEFVLPTIIDTVEDKRIKSNDTIIFFNFRPDRAREITRAFIDPAFKEFNRKTGFLGLNYVTMTQYDKSFENVSIAYKPESIDNTLGEYLSNLGIPQLRIAETEKYAHVTYFFNGGLEKQYPLEDRVLVPSPHVATYDLQPEMSAYEVAEKAVAAIESEKYQLMVLNFANADMVGHTGIFEAAEKAVEVVDQCAQKVITAILAKGGKIILTADHGNAEKMIDYQTHQPFTAHTSNQVKCILIGDGEVSLRDDGRLADVAPTLLDLMDLPVPKEMTGKTLIKSK
- a CDS encoding sodium-translocating pyrophosphatase, whose amino-acid sequence is MITFIVAVGIIALIFALYLSKSVLKESMGTDKMKEISEAIQEGAMAFLNRQYKTLLPIAIVIIVLLALFTEFGIASAIAFAVGALFSTLAGYMGMYIATRANARTTNAAQTSLKKALGIAFKGGSVMGMGVVGLGLLGVSLLYIFVANQNPDMIPAIDSFAFGASLIALFARVGGGIFTKAADVGADLVGKVEAGIPEDDPRNPAVIADNVGDNVGDVAGMGADLFESFAATSIAAMLLGSALLGTAGVMLPMMLGAAGIVASIIGTLFIYTGDDSNPQSSLNRSLYTSFVLSSIAAFLLTKYMLPDHQFQFYIAIQVGLVANILIGIITEYFTSSKFKPVQKIADSSNTGAATNVIYGFSVGLESTALPILVIIGTVAVAYFVPGGGENGFYGIALAAMGMLSMAGTIVAIDAYGPIADNAGGIAEMAGLDPEVRKVTDKLDSVGNTTAAIAKGFAIGSAAITAVALFSAFAQRAELATLDILNPLILLGLFFGAMIPYLFCSLAMRAVSTAAFDMIKEVRRQFREIPGLLEGTAKADSKKCIDISTKAAIKQMILPGILAPASIFVVGFGVAAFNPEAALQVIGGMLVGGTASGVLLALTMSNAGGAWDNAKKYIEEGQHGGKGSEAHKAAVVGDTIGDPFKDTAGPSLNAVIKVMGTISLIIAPIIAAMIH
- the gap gene encoding type I glyceraldehyde-3-phosphate dehydrogenase, with the protein product MSVKVAINGFGRIGRLAFRLMADNPAFDVVAINDLTDAKTLAYLLKYDSAQGKFKQDSITVKDDTIVVDGKAIKIFAERDPENLPWGTVGVDVVIESTGFFTDKDGAGKHIKAGAKKVIVSAPAKGDVKTIVFNVNENILDGTETVISGASCTTNCLAPVAKVLNDSFGLVSGLMTTVHAYTNDQATLDAPHKDLRRGRTAAQNIVPTSTGAAAAVGKVLPALNGKLDGFALRVPVITGSLVDLTCVLEKDVTADEINAAVKAAANETLGYNEEQIVSTDIIGMSFGSLFDATLTRVMNVEGGKQQVKIIAWYDNEMSYTAQLVRLAEYVATKF
- the secG gene encoding preprotein translocase subunit SecG: MKTALLIILIISSFSLITAILLSPAKVAGMSGAIAGGAESLFGKKKAKGFEGFLEKATKVSGILFMLSAFVYSLI
- the rpoN gene encoding RNA polymerase factor sigma-54, coding for MNIKFDLNMSQTQKLIMTQEMRQSIEILQLTAMELNSLIETEIMENPVLEFNEVSIKDLVPLNEDVGPIKGELVQEESVPELPPKDEIQWDEYFHSMENADYRGQIQSTPDSDDEYGFEKFTSQEKTLNEYLHFQFNMLEKNLSDSEKLIGEYLIDCIDDNGYLIIDLDYIKDILAVTEEQINQMIEIIQRFDPSGVGCRSIAECLLIQLHQMGYHDDEVYMEIAKNHLIDLADNQFKRIAQATGLSVEEVYEFKEVVKTLEPKPGREFSCSERVSYVIPDGSIEIVNDELVVKVNDVSAPRLRINNYYKGLLKNSDKNEETRVYLEKKLDGAAFLIKSIEQRRDTIKKVIMAVAESQKSFFFEGVADLRPLTLKAIAEMIDVHESTVSRAIRGKYIQTPKGTFALKFFFKRGYAQGEEDRSSDAIKRYIQELIEQEDKKKPLSDQKISELLQEKKLDVARRTVAKYREALLIQPSSKRKEYR
- a CDS encoding sugar-binding domain-containing protein codes for the protein MPNQLKISKEVIELQQLVAPEVNRLIEMRYNILSTISSEQPIGRRNLAFVLDMSERQVRNEIDFFQTQKLVSVERQGVVITDAGKEALIQLKGLLYTYNGLEQLEKELMDRLHLKRVIICPGDMDMNYEVLRFMGRSGAKYVLSVMKYKDTLALTGGSCTAAVADEMREAFYPDVYVIPARGGIGKSHSTQANNVVAEMGLKLHSNYELLHLPDNIDQRLLEALKDYPEIKRVFNKMDNIDIFIFGLGRADVLADWRNLATSDKRKILEQGAVAEAFGHYFDINGEVISPSSTIGIGIDNFKKIPHVIAVAGGVTKAESIISVSRIRENIVLITDESAAREILRKLQTTSDAK